One region of Gilliamella sp. ESL0405 genomic DNA includes:
- the fabZ gene encoding 3-hydroxyacyl-ACP dehydratase FabZ, translating to MTTELNTLDIEEIISLLPHRYPFLMVDRVISYEKGKTLKAIKNVTVNEPFFQGHFPNKPIFPGVLILEAMAQATGILAFKSIEELSPGQLYYFASIDKARFKRPVVPGDQLMLDVEYIKERRGIALFHGVATVDGKLVCEAEMMCARK from the coding sequence TTGACTACCGAACTTAATACCCTTGATATTGAAGAAATCATCAGTTTATTACCTCACCGTTATCCATTTCTAATGGTTGATCGTGTTATTAGTTATGAAAAAGGTAAAACATTAAAAGCCATTAAAAATGTTACGGTTAATGAGCCATTCTTTCAGGGGCACTTCCCAAATAAACCTATTTTCCCGGGTGTTTTAATTTTAGAAGCCATGGCTCAAGCAACCGGAATTTTAGCCTTTAAAAGTATTGAAGAGCTTTCACCAGGCCAGCTTTATTACTTTGCTTCAATTGATAAAGCACGTTTTAAACGCCCGGTTGTGCCAGGTGATCAGCTTATGCTTGATGTGGAATATATTAAAGAGCGTCGTGGTATTGCCTTGTTCCATGGAGTTGCAACTGTTGACGGTAAGTTAGTTTGTGAAGCCGAAATGATGTGTGCTCGTAAATAA
- the lpxB gene encoding lipid-A-disaccharide synthase, whose protein sequence is MTNKPLTIALVAGETSGDILGAGLIRSLKQHHPNIHFVGIAGPLMQAQGCQAWYEMDELSVMGIVEVLGRLRRILAIRKDITKRLIALKPDIFIGIDAPDFNLSLEGKLKQAGIKTIHYVSPSVWAWKQKRVFKIKRNTNLILAFLPFEKAFYDKFDVPCRFIGHKMADDIPLEPDQIAMRQQLGIAPTGRCLALLPGSRHAEVTLLSAPFLQAAQLLRERYPDLHIVVPLVNAKRRQEFEQIKAQIAPQLEVQLLDGHAREAMIASNAAILASGTVALECMLAKCPMVVGYKMKPFTFWLAKKLIKTPYVSLPNILAGKQIVPELLQHDCTPENIANHIIPYLESDNADLKNTFLSLHKQIRCNADEQAAQAVLDVLEDSPCC, encoded by the coding sequence ATGACCAATAAACCGTTAACTATCGCTTTAGTCGCCGGAGAAACCTCTGGCGATATCCTCGGTGCAGGTTTAATCCGTTCTCTTAAACAACATCATCCTAATATCCATTTTGTCGGTATTGCCGGCCCTTTAATGCAAGCGCAAGGCTGTCAAGCATGGTATGAAATGGATGAATTATCGGTAATGGGTATTGTTGAAGTATTAGGGAGATTACGCCGTATTTTAGCTATTCGCAAGGATATCACTAAACGATTAATTGCGCTTAAGCCGGATATCTTTATCGGTATTGATGCACCTGATTTTAATCTTTCTTTAGAAGGAAAATTAAAACAAGCGGGCATTAAAACAATTCATTACGTTAGTCCGTCAGTTTGGGCTTGGAAACAAAAACGTGTTTTTAAAATTAAACGTAATACCAATTTAATACTGGCATTTTTACCCTTTGAAAAAGCTTTCTATGATAAGTTTGACGTGCCTTGTCGCTTTATTGGTCACAAAATGGCAGATGATATCCCGCTTGAGCCAGATCAAATCGCAATGCGTCAGCAATTAGGTATTGCCCCTACTGGCCGCTGTTTAGCTTTACTACCCGGTAGTCGCCATGCTGAAGTGACCTTATTGTCAGCCCCATTTTTACAAGCTGCCCAGCTATTGCGTGAGCGTTATCCTGATCTACATATTGTTGTACCGTTAGTGAATGCTAAAAGGCGACAGGAGTTTGAGCAGATAAAAGCCCAAATAGCGCCACAACTTGAAGTACAATTACTCGATGGTCATGCTCGTGAAGCGATGATTGCCAGTAATGCAGCCATATTAGCCTCCGGAACGGTGGCTTTAGAGTGTATGCTAGCTAAGTGCCCAATGGTGGTGGGTTATAAAATGAAACCTTTCACTTTTTGGTTAGCTAAAAAACTGATCAAAACACCTTATGTTTCGTTACCCAATATTTTAGCGGGTAAACAGATTGTGCCGGAACTATTACAACATGATTGTACCCCGGAAAATATTGCCAACCATATTATTCCTTATTTAGAAAGCGATAATGCCGATTTGAAAAATACATTCTTATCTTTACATAAGCAAATTCGTTGTAATGCTGATGAACAAGCAGCACAAGCTGTACTTGATGTATTAGAGGATTCCCCTTGTTGTTAG
- the tusD gene encoding sulfurtransferase complex subunit TusD, translated as MVNALNYTLVILGPAYGTQSAYCAYQFAQALLAHTPHRIENIFFYADGCYNANRCTDPASDEFDLVNAWQQLAKKYAIRLTVCVAAAQRRGITEDNLADYFELTGLGELGESIAESDRVIQF; from the coding sequence TTGGTTAACGCTTTAAACTATACACTTGTCATTTTGGGTCCTGCTTATGGGACCCAATCAGCTTATTGTGCTTATCAATTTGCACAAGCTCTACTGGCTCATACTCCACACCGCATTGAAAATATCTTTTTTTATGCAGATGGTTGTTACAACGCAAACCGTTGTACCGATCCAGCTAGTGATGAGTTTGATTTAGTTAACGCATGGCAACAATTAGCAAAAAAATACGCTATTCGATTAACGGTTTGTGTTGCTGCTGCACAACGGCGAGGTATTACTGAAGATAATCTTGCTGACTATTTTGAATTAACCGGGCTTGGCGAACTGGGCGAATCAATAGCCGAATCAGATCGTGTGATTCAATTTTAG
- the asd gene encoding aspartate-semialdehyde dehydrogenase, producing the protein MKNVGFVGWRGMVGSVLMQRMVEEHDFDYINPVFFSTSQAGQAAPTFGGKTGTLQSADNIDALKALDIIVTCQGGDYTSEIYAKLRATGWQGYWIDAASTLRMEDDAIIVLDPVNKANIHTALDQGFKTFVGGNCTVSLMLMSLGGLFAENLVDWISVSTYQAASGGGARHMRELLTQMGMLHAEVAKELQDPNSSILEIERKVTQKMRDGSLPTDNFGVPLAGSLIPWIDKALDNGQSKEEWKGQAETNKILGTSQIIPVDGLCVRIGALRCHSQAFTIKLKKDISVPEIEQLLAGHNDWVKVVPNDRQLSMQELTPAAVTGTLTTPVGRLRKLNMGKDFLSAFTVGDQLLWGAAEPLRRMLRILA; encoded by the coding sequence ATGAAAAATGTTGGTTTTGTCGGTTGGCGTGGAATGGTGGGATCTGTTCTGATGCAACGTATGGTTGAAGAGCATGATTTTGATTATATCAATCCGGTTTTCTTTTCTACATCTCAAGCAGGTCAAGCTGCACCTACATTTGGAGGTAAAACCGGGACATTACAAAGTGCCGATAATATTGATGCGCTAAAAGCATTAGATATTATTGTTACCTGTCAAGGTGGTGATTACACCTCAGAGATTTACGCCAAACTTCGTGCAACCGGTTGGCAAGGCTATTGGATTGATGCCGCTTCAACACTTCGAATGGAAGATGATGCCATCATCGTGCTCGATCCGGTAAATAAAGCTAACATTCATACAGCATTGGATCAAGGCTTCAAAACTTTTGTTGGTGGTAACTGTACTGTCAGCTTAATGCTTATGTCGCTCGGTGGCTTATTTGCTGAAAATTTAGTTGATTGGATTTCTGTTTCAACTTATCAAGCCGCTTCCGGCGGTGGTGCTCGCCATATGCGTGAACTGTTAACACAAATGGGCATGTTACATGCTGAAGTTGCGAAAGAGTTACAAGATCCTAATTCATCAATTTTAGAGATTGAACGTAAAGTGACGCAAAAAATGCGTGACGGCAGCTTACCGACCGATAACTTTGGTGTGCCGTTAGCCGGCAGTTTAATCCCATGGATTGATAAAGCGTTAGACAATGGTCAGAGTAAAGAAGAGTGGAAAGGTCAAGCTGAAACCAACAAGATTTTAGGCACCAGCCAAATTATTCCGGTTGACGGCTTGTGCGTTCGTATCGGCGCATTACGCTGCCATAGCCAAGCCTTTACAATCAAGCTGAAGAAAGATATCAGCGTGCCTGAAATTGAACAATTACTCGCCGGGCATAATGATTGGGTAAAAGTGGTACCAAATGATCGCCAGTTATCGATGCAAGAACTCACTCCGGCTGCTGTTACCGGAACATTAACAACGCCGGTTGGTCGTTTACGTAAATTGAATATGGGCAAAGATTTCTTATCTGCCTTTACCGTTGGCGATCAGCTATTATGGGGCGCCGCTGAGCCGTTAAGAAGAATGTTACGCATTTTAGCCTAA
- the nagE gene encoding N-acetylglucosamine-specific PTS transporter subunit IIBC, with product MGILAYLQRIGRSLMVPVAVLPAAAILLGIGYWIDPNGWGTNNIIAAFLIKSGGAIIDNMPILFAIGVAYGMSKDKDGAAALSGLVGFLIITTLLSPNTVALFQGVDTKLAGWESQISPAFAKINNQFIGILVGIISAELYNRFSSVELHKTLAFFSGKRLVPIIVSIVMLLVSAILYFIWPVVYSSLVVFGEWIKNLGSVGAGIYGFFNRLLIPVGLHHALNSVFWFDVAGINDIPYFLGGQESIDAGHAIVGQTGRYQAGFFPIMMFGLPGAALAIYHTAKKANKDKTASIMLAASFAAFFTGITEPLEFAFMFVAPVLYVIHAVLTGISLFIAATMQWISGFAFSAGLIDMLLQSRNPLALHWYMLILQGIVFFVVYYIVFRFVIVKFNLKTPGREDGDVSSEETQNQEQVQTVGDVSKLAQQYLVVVGGKENLTGIDSCITRLRLNVNDSDLVDEQAAKALGAMAVIKLGKTGVQIVVGQQAEKIADQMKQLV from the coding sequence ATGGGAATTTTAGCTTATTTGCAACGTATCGGGCGCTCATTAATGGTGCCTGTCGCAGTATTACCTGCCGCCGCAATACTATTAGGCATTGGATATTGGATTGATCCAAATGGCTGGGGTACCAATAATATTATCGCTGCATTTTTAATTAAATCCGGCGGAGCTATTATTGATAATATGCCTATCCTTTTTGCAATTGGGGTAGCTTATGGTATGTCTAAAGATAAAGACGGTGCTGCGGCGCTTTCTGGTCTGGTTGGTTTTTTAATTATTACGACTTTATTATCGCCTAATACTGTGGCACTTTTTCAAGGAGTCGATACCAAACTAGCAGGCTGGGAAAGTCAGATATCACCAGCATTTGCAAAAATTAATAACCAGTTTATTGGTATTTTAGTTGGGATTATTTCAGCTGAATTATACAACCGTTTTAGTTCTGTTGAACTGCATAAAACGTTAGCATTTTTCAGTGGTAAAAGATTGGTGCCAATCATTGTCTCTATCGTCATGCTATTGGTTTCTGCTATCTTATATTTCATCTGGCCTGTCGTATATAGCTCATTAGTTGTATTTGGTGAATGGATTAAGAATTTAGGCTCGGTAGGTGCTGGTATTTATGGTTTCTTTAACCGTTTACTTATTCCTGTTGGTTTGCATCACGCACTCAATTCAGTATTCTGGTTTGACGTTGCCGGCATTAACGATATTCCTTACTTCTTAGGTGGGCAAGAATCAATTGACGCCGGTCACGCTATTGTAGGTCAAACAGGTCGTTATCAAGCTGGATTCTTCCCGATTATGATGTTTGGTTTACCGGGTGCAGCATTAGCCATTTATCACACGGCTAAAAAAGCTAATAAAGATAAAACAGCGTCAATTATGCTCGCAGCGTCTTTTGCGGCATTCTTTACCGGGATTACTGAACCGCTTGAATTTGCCTTTATGTTTGTAGCACCAGTGCTTTATGTCATCCACGCTGTGCTTACCGGTATCTCATTATTTATCGCCGCTACCATGCAATGGATTTCTGGTTTTGCATTCAGTGCCGGTTTGATTGATATGTTACTACAAAGCCGTAATCCACTTGCTTTACATTGGTATATGCTAATATTACAAGGTATCGTTTTCTTCGTTGTATATTACATTGTGTTCCGCTTTGTGATCGTTAAATTCAATCTTAAAACACCTGGTCGCGAAGATGGCGATGTTTCTTCTGAAGAAACGCAAAATCAAGAACAAGTACAAACAGTTGGCGATGTATCAAAACTTGCGCAACAGTACTTAGTTGTTGTCGGCGGTAAAGAAAATCTCACCGGTATTGATTCATGTATTACCCGTTTACGATTAAACGTCAATGACTCAGATTTAGTTGACGAACAAGCGGCAAAAGCGCTTGGTGCAATGGCGGTGATTAAGTTAGGTAAAACCGGCGTACAAATCGTTGTTGGTCAGCAAGCAGAGAAAATTGCCGATCAGATGAAACAACTAGTTTAA
- the rnhB gene encoding ribonuclease HII: MLEFTYPDATLIAGVDEVGRGPLCGDVVTAAVILDPNKPIEGLTDSKKLTEKKREALFDIIKQNALAWSVARASVDEIDKLNILHATMLAMQRAVSGLKIKPNYVLVDGNRCPEFGIQTQAVVKGDLLVAEISAASILAKVTRDREMVELDKLYPQYGLAKHKGYPTKDHLMAIELHGINHLYRKSFAPIKKLLLI, translated from the coding sequence TTGTTAGAATTTACCTACCCTGATGCCACTTTAATTGCCGGAGTTGATGAAGTTGGACGAGGCCCACTTTGTGGTGATGTTGTTACTGCTGCTGTGATTTTAGATCCAAATAAACCGATAGAGGGATTAACCGATTCTAAAAAGCTGACAGAAAAAAAACGTGAAGCTTTATTTGATATTATCAAGCAAAATGCATTAGCGTGGAGTGTTGCTCGGGCATCAGTCGATGAGATTGATAAGCTTAATATTCTTCATGCCACTATGCTGGCTATGCAACGGGCGGTGTCTGGTTTAAAAATCAAACCCAATTATGTTTTAGTGGATGGCAATCGTTGTCCTGAATTTGGTATTCAAACACAAGCTGTCGTTAAAGGCGATTTACTTGTTGCTGAAATTAGCGCTGCGTCGATTCTTGCGAAAGTGACTCGTGATCGTGAAATGGTTGAATTAGACAAATTGTATCCGCAATATGGATTAGCAAAGCATAAAGGATATCCCACCAAGGATCACCTAATGGCTATAGAATTACACGGTATCAATCATTTGTATCGTAAAAGCTTTGCTCCAATTAAGAAATTGTTACTTATCTAA
- the nagB gene encoding glucosamine-6-phosphate deaminase, whose product MRLIPLENAQEVGAWVAQRIVNKINQFNPTADRPFLLGLPTGSSPLVMYQQLIKQYQAGKVSFKHVVTFNMDEYVGLPEDHPQSYHTFMHENFFDHIDIDKNNIHILNGNAPDIDAECRQYEEKIKAYGKINIFVGGVGQDGHIAFNEPGSSLCSRTRIKTLTDDTRIANSRFFDNDKDQVPKHALTIGVATLMDAQEVILLVCGHNKSLALQAGVEGSINHLWTVTALQMHPASIIVCDEPSTDDLKVKTLKYFKQMEADNLKVTVL is encoded by the coding sequence ATGAGACTCATTCCTTTAGAAAATGCCCAAGAAGTAGGCGCTTGGGTTGCTCAGCGTATTGTTAATAAAATTAACCAATTCAACCCGACAGCAGATCGTCCGTTTTTGTTAGGTTTGCCAACCGGAAGCTCTCCTTTGGTCATGTATCAACAATTAATTAAACAGTATCAAGCGGGTAAAGTGAGTTTCAAACACGTTGTGACTTTTAATATGGATGAATATGTGGGCTTGCCAGAAGATCATCCACAAAGTTATCATACTTTTATGCATGAAAATTTCTTTGACCATATTGATATTGATAAAAACAACATTCATATATTAAACGGAAATGCACCAGATATCGATGCCGAATGTCGTCAATATGAAGAAAAAATTAAAGCCTATGGTAAAATTAATATTTTTGTTGGTGGTGTTGGTCAAGATGGGCATATTGCATTTAATGAACCCGGCTCTTCACTTTGCTCCCGTACCCGTATCAAAACCTTAACAGATGATACTCGCATTGCGAATTCGCGTTTCTTTGATAATGACAAAGATCAAGTGCCTAAACATGCGCTAACAATTGGTGTTGCAACATTAATGGATGCGCAAGAGGTCATTTTATTAGTTTGTGGACATAATAAAAGCTTAGCTTTACAAGCGGGTGTTGAAGGATCAATTAACCACTTATGGACAGTAACTGCTCTACAAATGCATCCTGCATCAATCATAGTTTGTGATGAGCCAAGCACTGATGATCTTAAAGTCAAGACACTAAAATATTTTAAACAAATGGAAGCTGATAATCTTAAAGTGACCGTTTTATAA
- the tusC gene encoding sulfurtransferase complex subunit TusC encodes MKNVAIIISSPPHGNAKGREALDAALALSAINHISVIFIDSGIFHLLTNQSPEQILMRDYIATFNMLELYDIEDVYVDQSSLKAEHLTDITLNIPTQIIDRSTLNQLLAKQDMILRF; translated from the coding sequence ATGAAAAACGTTGCAATCATTATTAGCTCGCCACCTCATGGTAACGCTAAAGGCAGAGAAGCACTTGATGCCGCCTTAGCCCTGTCTGCAATTAACCATATATCGGTTATATTTATCGATAGTGGTATCTTTCATTTATTGACAAATCAATCGCCTGAACAAATATTGATGCGTGATTATATTGCGACATTTAATATGCTTGAACTTTATGATATTGAAGATGTTTATGTAGACCAATCTTCACTTAAAGCAGAGCATCTAACTGATATTACGTTAAATATTCCCACTCAAATTATTGATAGGTCAACGTTAAATCAACTACTTGCTAAGCAAGATATGATTTTACGTTTCTAA
- a CDS encoding ROK family protein gives MTFNYLNLVGNAELIKQLNYAIIYRLIVQQAPLSRIQLAEVSQLAPASITKITRQLLKNKLIKEVDAQQSTGGRPAVSIQAKFSYYQTIGVQLSRSHITIELYDLGGRSLMSEVHPLTIFTEQEVQQYLISLLKQFIENHSKKIKRLVAISVVLPGLIDSQRGIVRYTPHIQVKAWPLAEVLRKEFNVTIYLGNDIQSLALAESYFGSTQDVEDSILIRVHRGVGSGVIVNQQLLTNHNQSACEVGHIQVDALGERCHCGNFGCLENRVVNDAIERRAIQMIEQGYPTKLTLDACHIANICQCANQGDELAIKLVKDAGENLGRAVAIMVNIFNPQRIVLAGELTKSPQILLSAVNSALNALSLEDLRKNLTINCSSLNDRSAIGAFALIQQALFNGSLLMTLFDDYN, from the coding sequence ATGACATTTAATTATCTGAACTTAGTGGGTAATGCTGAGCTAATCAAACAGTTAAATTATGCAATTATTTATCGTTTGATTGTTCAGCAAGCACCACTATCACGTATTCAATTAGCCGAAGTCAGTCAGCTGGCACCCGCAAGTATTACCAAAATTACTCGTCAACTTCTTAAAAATAAACTGATCAAAGAAGTTGATGCGCAACAATCAACTGGCGGACGCCCGGCTGTTTCGATACAGGCAAAATTTAGTTACTATCAAACAATCGGTGTGCAGTTAAGCCGTTCGCATATCACCATTGAACTTTATGACTTAGGTGGCCGCTCGTTGATGTCAGAAGTGCATCCGCTGACAATTTTCACAGAGCAAGAAGTACAACAATATTTAATTAGCTTACTTAAACAGTTTATTGAAAACCACAGTAAAAAAATTAAACGACTGGTTGCTATATCAGTTGTATTACCTGGCTTGATTGACTCACAGCGAGGCATCGTTCGTTATACTCCTCATATTCAAGTTAAAGCATGGCCGCTAGCTGAAGTGTTGCGAAAAGAGTTTAATGTGACCATTTATTTAGGCAACGATATTCAAAGCTTAGCACTGGCAGAAAGCTACTTTGGTTCAACTCAAGATGTTGAAGACTCAATATTGATTCGTGTTCATCGCGGTGTGGGTTCGGGCGTTATTGTTAATCAACAACTTTTAACCAACCATAATCAAAGCGCTTGTGAAGTTGGTCATATTCAAGTTGATGCATTGGGTGAGCGTTGTCATTGTGGTAATTTCGGTTGTCTGGAAAATCGAGTTGTAAACGATGCGATCGAACGCCGTGCCATACAGATGATAGAACAAGGTTATCCAACCAAACTCACTCTTGATGCGTGTCATATTGCTAACATTTGTCAGTGTGCTAATCAAGGCGATGAGCTGGCAATAAAATTAGTCAAAGATGCCGGCGAAAATCTTGGTCGAGCTGTGGCAATTATGGTGAATATTTTTAATCCACAACGCATAGTGTTAGCCGGTGAGCTAACCAAATCACCACAAATCCTTTTAAGTGCCGTCAATAGTGCTTTAAATGCGCTAAGTTTAGAGGATTTAAGAAAGAATCTTACCATTAATTGTTCATCGCTCAATGACCGATCGGCTATTGGTGCATTTGCCTTAATTCAACAAGCGCTGTTTAATGGTTCGTTATTAATGACGCTGTTTGATGATTATAATTAA
- the fkpA gene encoding FKBP-type peptidyl-prolyl cis-trans isomerase, with protein sequence MKSLIKMTLISSAMVFALAGCNENENASTGKLTISTDAQKESYALGSSFATYMKDNLDQNEIQTDLEYLIGGFEETYRGASQLSEDEIKKTLNAFRERVEKESKARFEKEKTDNTAAGEKFRQEFAKQKGVNQTKSGLLYQIIKEGNGRHPTADDSVIVHYVGTLTNGQKFDSSYDHGETATFPLKAVISGWTEGIQLIGVGGKIKLVVPPELAYGDQKRGGQGDKPGIGPASTLVFEVELLGIDGDDSQQSIQPLGHEEKVKPSAEPQQ encoded by the coding sequence ATGAAATCATTGATTAAAATGACTTTAATAAGTAGTGCAATGGTATTTGCATTAGCCGGCTGTAATGAAAACGAAAATGCATCTACTGGCAAACTTACCATTTCGACTGATGCACAAAAAGAGTCTTATGCGTTAGGCTCCTCTTTTGCAACCTATATGAAAGATAATTTAGACCAAAACGAAATTCAAACAGATTTAGAATATTTAATCGGTGGTTTTGAAGAAACCTATCGTGGCGCATCACAACTTTCAGAAGATGAAATTAAAAAAACGTTAAACGCATTTCGTGAACGTGTTGAAAAAGAGAGCAAAGCACGTTTTGAAAAAGAAAAAACTGACAATACCGCCGCTGGTGAAAAATTCCGTCAAGAATTTGCTAAACAAAAAGGTGTAAATCAAACTAAGTCTGGATTACTTTACCAAATTATTAAAGAAGGCAATGGGCGTCATCCAACCGCGGATGATAGCGTAATTGTTCACTATGTAGGAACATTAACCAACGGTCAGAAATTTGATAGTTCTTATGATCATGGCGAAACAGCAACATTCCCATTAAAAGCGGTAATTAGTGGTTGGACTGAAGGCATTCAATTAATTGGCGTTGGCGGTAAAATTAAGTTAGTTGTTCCACCTGAATTAGCTTATGGCGATCAAAAACGGGGTGGTCAAGGAGACAAACCGGGTATCGGACCAGCATCGACACTTGTATTTGAAGTTGAATTACTCGGCATTGATGGCGATGATTCTCAGCAAAGCATTCAACCGTTAGGGCATGAAGAAAAAGTAAAACCTTCAGCTGAACCACAACAATAA
- the lpxA gene encoding acyl-ACP--UDP-N-acetylglucosamine O-acyltransferase, with amino-acid sequence MAAEIHPSSVIEKGAKIGNNVKIGPFCYIGENVEIGDGTFLKSHVVINGHTQIGKDNQIYQFASIGEVNQDLKYRGEPTRTIIGDRNLIRESVTIHRGTVQGGELTRIGNDNLLMINAHVAHDCIIGDHCILANNATLGGHVHLDDHVIIGGMTAVHQFCVIGSHVMVGGCSGVAQDVPPYVIAQGNHATPHGVNYEGLKRRGFSKDALQAIRNSYKALYRNGLSFDDAKAEIEIIAKHHPEAQLFVDFFSRSTRGIIR; translated from the coding sequence ATGGCAGCAGAAATACATCCAAGTTCAGTGATAGAAAAAGGGGCAAAAATTGGCAATAATGTCAAAATTGGGCCTTTTTGTTATATCGGTGAAAATGTTGAAATTGGTGATGGGACTTTTTTAAAATCGCATGTGGTTATTAATGGTCATACTCAAATTGGTAAAGATAATCAAATCTATCAATTTGCTTCCATTGGCGAAGTTAACCAAGACTTAAAATATCGTGGCGAACCAACTCGGACTATTATTGGCGATCGTAATTTGATTCGTGAAAGTGTGACAATTCATCGTGGCACGGTTCAAGGTGGCGAATTAACACGTATCGGTAACGATAATTTACTGATGATTAACGCCCATGTTGCTCACGATTGTATTATTGGTGATCATTGCATCTTAGCGAATAATGCCACCCTTGGTGGGCATGTTCATTTAGATGATCATGTAATTATTGGTGGTATGACAGCTGTACATCAATTTTGTGTTATTGGATCACATGTTATGGTGGGTGGCTGTTCTGGCGTTGCACAAGATGTTCCCCCTTACGTCATTGCACAAGGTAATCATGCAACACCACATGGCGTAAATTACGAAGGTCTAAAACGTCGTGGTTTTAGTAAAGATGCGTTGCAAGCAATACGCAACAGCTATAAGGCACTTTATCGAAATGGATTAAGTTTTGATGATGCCAAAGCTGAAATTGAGATAATTGCCAAACATCATCCCGAAGCGCAACTTTTTGTCGACTTTTTTAGCCGCTCAACACGTGGCATTATTCGTTAA
- the nagA gene encoding N-acetylglucosamine-6-phosphate deacetylase produces the protein MYALTNCRIYTGYEILENHAVVIDGDKIAKVCKQNELPTDITVENLQGAIVAPGFIDIQVNGCGGVQFNETLDALSVETLEAMQATNLVYGCTSYLPTLITSTDEFMIKAVKVMREYLATHPNQALGLHLEGPYINPEKKGIHDQNIIRKPSQQMIDFLCENADVIKVITLAPERVESHFIKQLVKAGIHVSVGHSNGHYDDCRRGFNDGIRLGTHLFNAMPYITGREPGVVGAIYDEPEVYVGIIADGQHVSWANIRNSHKIKQDHLILITDAMLLAGSNLESGVFAGKTIYYKDGRCIDENGTLGGSALTMIEAVKNAVQYVGIALDEALRMATLYPAKAIGVDKQLGTITESKIANLVIFNPDFTVLKTVVNGEMSR, from the coding sequence ATGTACGCATTAACCAATTGTCGTATTTATACTGGTTATGAGATTCTTGAAAATCACGCCGTTGTTATCGACGGCGATAAGATTGCCAAAGTCTGTAAACAAAATGAACTACCTACCGATATTACTGTTGAAAATCTACAAGGCGCAATTGTTGCACCCGGTTTTATTGATATCCAAGTAAATGGTTGTGGGGGAGTCCAATTTAATGAAACGCTTGATGCTTTAAGTGTTGAAACATTAGAAGCGATGCAAGCGACCAACCTTGTTTATGGTTGCACAAGCTATTTACCGACACTGATCACTTCAACTGATGAGTTTATGATTAAAGCGGTTAAAGTTATGCGGGAATATTTAGCCACGCATCCGAATCAAGCGTTAGGATTACACCTTGAAGGCCCTTATATCAATCCTGAAAAGAAAGGGATTCATGACCAAAATATTATTCGTAAACCTTCACAGCAAATGATAGATTTTCTTTGTGAAAATGCCGATGTTATTAAAGTCATTACTTTAGCGCCGGAACGGGTTGAAAGTCATTTTATCAAGCAACTTGTTAAAGCTGGTATTCATGTATCGGTTGGGCACTCAAATGGACATTATGATGACTGTCGTCGTGGTTTTAATGACGGTATTCGTTTAGGCACCCATTTATTTAATGCTATGCCTTATATTACCGGGCGTGAACCGGGCGTTGTTGGTGCAATTTATGATGAACCTGAAGTGTATGTTGGGATTATCGCTGATGGTCAACATGTGAGTTGGGCAAACATTCGTAATAGCCATAAAATCAAACAAGATCACTTAATATTAATTACCGATGCGATGTTGCTTGCCGGTTCAAACTTAGAATCGGGCGTATTTGCCGGTAAAACCATTTATTATAAAGACGGTCGCTGTATTGATGAAAATGGTACGCTAGGTGGCTCGGCCTTAACCATGATTGAAGCGGTAAAAAATGCGGTGCAGTATGTCGGTATCGCATTGGATGAAGCATTAAGAATGGCAACCCTTTATCCTGCTAAAGCCATTGGTGTTGATAAACAACTCGGTACCATAACTGAAAGCAAAATTGCCAACTTAGTTATTTTTAATCCGGATTTTACTGTACTTAAAACGGTTGTTAATGGAGAGATGAGCCGTTAG